One genomic region from Candidatus Nitrosopumilus koreensis AR1 encodes:
- a CDS encoding prohibitin family protein → MSKYQSPKMSVNINAAKGVVIGIIILIIIGVVATASVKIVEAGHRGVLLHWNAVDLTQPPLEEGLHFVVPFQDEVVNIEVRTLKYANDARSASRDLQTVETTVTVNYHPDKESVHTLYKNLGLDYEDRVIQPAIEETVKQVTARYNAEELITKRPLVKDDIESSIRDRLNQFNVVTEVISITDFEFSPLFAQAIESKVEAEQNALKAENDLRRIEVEARQREANAIGLANANIAEAKGEAEAIAIINKALSENPNYLEWLKTQAWDGKLPLVVGEGGTPFIQIPVNP, encoded by the coding sequence ATGTCCAAGTATCAATCACCAAAAATGTCAGTTAACATTAATGCTGCCAAAGGTGTTGTGATTGGAATTATTATTTTGATCATCATAGGTGTTGTAGCTACAGCATCCGTCAAGATTGTAGAGGCAGGACACAGAGGGGTATTGTTACACTGGAATGCAGTTGATTTAACCCAACCTCCGCTTGAAGAAGGTCTGCATTTTGTAGTTCCATTTCAAGACGAAGTAGTCAATATTGAAGTTCGTACGCTGAAATATGCAAATGATGCAAGAAGTGCATCCAGAGATCTGCAAACCGTAGAAACAACTGTTACAGTAAACTATCATCCTGATAAAGAATCAGTACACACACTATACAAAAATCTTGGATTGGATTATGAAGATAGAGTGATTCAACCTGCAATTGAAGAAACTGTGAAACAAGTAACTGCACGATATAATGCTGAAGAGTTAATCACAAAAAGACCTCTAGTTAAAGACGATATTGAATCTTCTATTCGTGACAGATTAAATCAATTCAATGTGGTGACAGAAGTTATTTCCATTACTGACTTTGAATTCTCACCATTATTTGCTCAAGCTATTGAATCAAAAGTAGAAGCAGAGCAAAATGCACTCAAGGCAGAAAATGATTTGAGACGAATTGAGGTGGAGGCAAGACAACGTGAGGCAAACGCCATTGGTCTTGCCAATGCAAATATTGCAGAAGCCAAAGGTGAGGCCGAAGCTATCGCAATTATTAACAAAGCACTTTCTGAGAATCCAAACTATCTGGAATGGCTAAAAACACAAGCCTGGGATGGAAAGTTGCCCCTGGTAGTCGGTGAAGGTGGAACTCCATTTATTCAGATACCTGTGAATCCCTAG
- a CDS encoding response regulator, with translation MSEKNAVLIVEDSPAITLLLKNYLGKLGYSEIYTCDSGGSAISTFEGLASQGKQPIVLLDFMLPDMDARSVLTQMLEVKPDVRIILETATEKDDEGIKELIRLGVYQYIEKPIRFETLKNIVETIESEQSFFEKESNENKLAEQSSDEIKTKIKNHIDFILKTANQISLDRIIGLLGFSDDLVTEYIAELENKGKLIKLDEKKEIACNQCDSVRTSQIFFCPNCKSSNFKLGKLIEHYDCGNVTEENTYHDDKCPNCKKELKALGVDYRVMQNHYICNNCDEFFPELSTEYLCLKCENKFKITDARWKSSINYKIINT, from the coding sequence TTGAGTGAAAAAAATGCTGTGTTGATAGTTGAAGACAGTCCTGCCATAACATTGCTCTTGAAGAATTATTTGGGAAAATTAGGGTATTCTGAAATTTACACTTGTGATTCTGGAGGTTCTGCAATTTCGACATTTGAAGGATTGGCTTCTCAAGGAAAACAACCTATAGTATTGCTTGACTTTATGCTTCCAGATATGGATGCTCGTTCTGTTCTGACCCAAATGCTTGAAGTAAAACCTGATGTTCGCATAATCTTAGAAACTGCAACTGAAAAAGACGATGAGGGGATTAAGGAATTAATTAGATTGGGAGTTTATCAATATATTGAAAAACCGATACGTTTTGAAACTCTAAAAAATATTGTTGAAACAATTGAGAGTGAACAATCTTTTTTTGAAAAAGAATCAAACGAAAATAAACTTGCAGAACAGTCATCTGATGAAATAAAAACAAAAATAAAAAATCACATAGATTTTATTTTAAAAACTGCTAATCAGATCAGTTTAGATAGAATAATTGGTCTTCTTGGATTTTCTGACGATTTAGTTACAGAATATATTGCAGAGTTGGAAAATAAAGGTAAATTAATCAAACTTGATGAAAAAAAAGAAATTGCTTGTAATCAATGTGATTCTGTGAGAACTTCTCAAATATTCTTTTGTCCTAACTGTAAAAGTTCAAATTTCAAATTAGGCAAACTAATCGAACATTATGATTGTGGTAACGTTACTGAAGAAAATACATACCATGATGATAAATGTCCTAATTGTAAAAAAGAACTTAAGGCACTAGGTGTTGATTACAGAGTTATGCAAAATCATTACATTTGTAATAATTGTGATGAATTCTTTCCAGAACTTTCAACTGAATACCTGTGTCTAAAATGTGAAAATAAATTCAAGATTACTGATGCTCGCTGGAAATCCAGTATAAATTATAAAATAATCAATACGTAA
- the bioD gene encoding dethiobiotin synthase: protein MKSLFIAGTDTDVGKTYITAGLAVALRKMNVDVGVMKPFAAGTAQKKGYKSEDVEILSNAAQTFDSENLVNPQFFPIPASPYTAWKNLKIKPKISTVLSSFKKLSKLHDLILVEGMGGIMTPILKNYYITNLIKEMSIPTVIVTRSKIGTVNHTVMTTEMCKKYKIPIKGIIINDFDTGYPVKELTRDLQNLTGVKVLGSIPFIKDMGDSSLNNIFKKNIDLKSLVK, encoded by the coding sequence TTGAAATCCCTCTTTATTGCAGGAACTGATACTGATGTTGGAAAAACCTACATTACTGCAGGTCTTGCAGTTGCACTTCGTAAAATGAATGTGGATGTTGGTGTAATGAAACCTTTTGCAGCTGGCACTGCACAGAAAAAAGGCTACAAGTCTGAAGATGTTGAAATCTTATCTAATGCTGCTCAAACTTTTGATTCTGAAAATTTGGTAAACCCTCAATTCTTTCCAATCCCTGCATCTCCATACACTGCTTGGAAAAATCTAAAAATAAAACCCAAAATTTCTACGGTATTATCTAGTTTCAAAAAACTATCAAAATTACATGACTTGATTCTTGTTGAGGGTATGGGGGGAATAATGACGCCCATTCTCAAAAACTATTACATCACAAATCTGATTAAAGAAATGAGTATTCCAACTGTAATTGTAACTAGAAGTAAAATTGGAACTGTAAACCACACTGTAATGACAACAGAGATGTGTAAAAAATATAAAATTCCAATCAAAGGAATAATAATTAATGATTTTGATACTGGCTATCCTGTTAAAGAGTTGACAAGAGACTTGCAAAATCTTACAGGAGTTAAAGTATTAGGTTCGATTCCTTTCATTAAAGACATGGGCGATAGTTCACTGAATAATATTTTCAAAAAGAATATTGATTTGAAATCATTAGTAAAATGA
- the bioA gene encoding adenosylmethionine--8-amino-7-oxononanoate transaminase, which produces MKSSVWHPNTQMKEWSTFDKITNAKGVWLIDSKGHKMIDAVASMWCNVWGHSNPQLVKAITNQSKKLQHSSMFNITNEPAEKLADSLVKMSPGMHKVFFSDNGSSAMEIAIKIALQYWKNKGIEKTEIATVENGYHGDTFGAMAVGYVPEFFGKFKKQLFKTIQFQVPKKYKLPKGVTISDYQNQCLEKIENKFSKNKNIAAFVMESGAQVAGGVIIYPKGFQNKISQLCKKYDVLFVLDEIATGFGRLGSMTQYEEQKSIPDIVAYGKMLTGGYLTMAATLANKKVYDSFSGEFNDWKHLFHGHTYTGNPLAAAVANENIKMYQKNNLIKKIQKTSKIFEKYYNEISEIDIVGDIRHKGMLMGIELVTDRKKKTPIHPKKSINKIFYEEGKKNGIYLRTLGNIVMLVPPLAISEKELDMLLKRTIKTIQGAKSQVI; this is translated from the coding sequence TTGAAAAGTTCTGTTTGGCACCCAAACACTCAGATGAAAGAATGGAGCACTTTTGATAAAATTACCAATGCCAAAGGAGTGTGGTTAATTGACTCAAAAGGCCATAAAATGATAGATGCTGTAGCCTCGATGTGGTGTAATGTGTGGGGCCATTCTAATCCTCAACTAGTCAAAGCAATCACAAATCAGAGTAAAAAACTACAACATTCTTCAATGTTTAACATCACAAATGAGCCTGCAGAGAAACTAGCAGACAGTCTTGTAAAAATGTCGCCTGGGATGCACAAGGTATTTTTTTCAGACAATGGATCTTCAGCAATGGAAATTGCAATCAAAATTGCGCTACAATATTGGAAAAATAAAGGAATTGAAAAAACAGAGATTGCTACAGTAGAAAACGGATATCATGGAGATACATTTGGTGCAATGGCTGTAGGATATGTACCAGAATTTTTTGGCAAATTCAAAAAACAACTATTCAAAACAATACAATTCCAAGTTCCAAAAAAATACAAATTACCAAAAGGAGTTACAATTTCTGATTATCAAAATCAATGTCTTGAAAAAATTGAAAATAAATTTTCAAAAAATAAAAACATTGCAGCATTTGTAATGGAAAGCGGTGCACAAGTAGCGGGAGGAGTCATTATATATCCAAAAGGCTTTCAAAATAAAATTAGCCAACTATGTAAAAAATATGATGTGTTGTTTGTCTTAGATGAAATTGCAACTGGTTTTGGAAGATTGGGATCGATGACACAATATGAAGAACAAAAATCTATCCCCGACATTGTGGCATATGGAAAAATGTTAACAGGGGGTTATCTTACAATGGCTGCAACTCTTGCAAACAAAAAAGTATATGATTCATTTTCAGGAGAATTTAATGATTGGAAACATCTCTTTCACGGACACACCTACACTGGAAACCCTCTTGCAGCAGCAGTTGCAAATGAGAATATCAAAATGTATCAAAAAAATAATCTGATCAAAAAAATTCAAAAGACATCCAAAATATTTGAAAAGTACTACAATGAGATTTCAGAAATTGATATTGTGGGAGATATCAGACATAAAGGAATGTTAATGGGAATAGAACTGGTCACAGATAGAAAGAAGAAAACTCCAATTCATCCTAAAAAATCAATCAATAAGATATTCTACGAAGAGGGTAAAAAGAATGGAATCTATCTTCGTACTTTAGGTAACATAGTCATGCTTGTTCCACCTTTGGCAATATCTGAAAAAGAACTAGACATGCTCCTAAAACGCACCATTAAGACAATACAAGGCGCAAAATCACAGGTAATCTGA
- a CDS encoding hydroxymethylglutaryl-CoA synthase family protein: MAAGIDDISIYIPRLYIDAADFAKARGLDPVKLQKGLGVSQMAIVDANQDPAILAANACLKIMQKNKLSPEDIGRLYVSTESSFDESKAMNSFVIGMLEQVYGQGAFEHCGGVETKFACVSGSYALYDNTNWIRAGEAEGKHALVVVSDIAKYDMGSSGEMTQGAGAVVMLLNDKPRLLAFDPKVTSTSIKDEYDFYRPFGKETPIVHGQYSNMLYMIQVRKALEAYKKKVVSSGLINIEPGETILDHMDYINMHLPYSNMGKKALAYLVRHEWRQLPRWKNILQQIGIEEPVPKDPRGTIESVLGDEEFMAKDHEFTKLFTKTPEYQEVYESKLASSLIASSMIGNLYTASLYLGFRSSLEFEYQKGIQLEGKRVGFGSYGSGSSAMVFSGVIQPEFEEIVKNMNLEAEIGERRRLTWEEYEELHENKLSPEESMLHSKKEFVLVNVNTEIESRGERRYIYNE; encoded by the coding sequence ATGGCAGCTGGAATTGACGACATTTCAATATACATCCCAAGATTATACATAGATGCAGCAGATTTTGCAAAAGCTAGAGGGTTAGACCCAGTAAAATTGCAAAAAGGTCTAGGAGTATCTCAAATGGCAATAGTTGATGCTAATCAAGATCCAGCAATTTTGGCAGCAAATGCATGTTTGAAAATTATGCAAAAAAACAAACTATCTCCAGAAGATATAGGTCGATTATATGTTTCAACAGAATCATCTTTTGATGAATCAAAGGCAATGAACTCTTTTGTTATTGGAATGTTAGAGCAGGTTTATGGCCAAGGTGCATTCGAACATTGTGGCGGTGTAGAGACCAAATTTGCATGTGTTAGTGGTTCTTATGCACTATATGACAATACAAACTGGATTAGAGCAGGAGAAGCTGAAGGAAAACATGCTCTTGTGGTAGTTTCAGATATAGCTAAATATGATATGGGTTCTAGTGGCGAGATGACTCAAGGTGCAGGTGCAGTAGTAATGCTTCTCAATGACAAGCCAAGATTGTTGGCATTTGACCCAAAAGTAACATCTACATCAATTAAAGACGAATATGATTTTTACAGACCATTTGGCAAAGAAACACCAATTGTTCATGGTCAATACTCTAACATGTTGTACATGATTCAAGTAAGAAAAGCACTTGAAGCATACAAGAAAAAAGTGGTATCTTCAGGATTAATCAACATAGAGCCTGGAGAAACAATACTAGATCATATGGATTACATCAACATGCACTTACCATATAGTAACATGGGTAAAAAGGCATTAGCATATTTAGTAAGACATGAATGGCGTCAGCTCCCACGATGGAAAAATATACTACAACAAATTGGAATAGAAGAACCAGTTCCAAAAGATCCTCGCGGAACAATTGAATCAGTTTTAGGAGACGAAGAATTTATGGCCAAAGACCACGAGTTTACCAAACTATTTACAAAAACTCCTGAATATCAAGAAGTCTATGAATCAAAACTCGCAAGTTCGCTTATTGCATCAAGTATGATTGGTAATTTGTATACTGCATCATTATACTTGGGATTCAGAAGTAGTCTTGAATTTGAATATCAAAAAGGAATTCAACTGGAAGGAAAAAGAGTAGGATTCGGATCATATGGTAGTGGAAGTAGTGCGATGGTGTTTAGCGGTGTGATTCAGCCAGAGTTTGAAGAGATTGTGAAAAATATGAATTTAGAAGCAGAGATTGGTGAAAGAAGAAGACTCACTTGGGAAGAATACGAAGAACTACATGAAAACAAATTATCACCGGAAGAATCTATGCTTCATTCAAAGAAAGAATTTGTTTTAGTAAATGTGAATACTGAAATAGAGTCTAGAGGCGAAAGACGCTACATCTATAACGAATAA
- a CDS encoding DsbA family protein has product MIHGPSLGIGAVISAIVLVIVFIGFEEISNEPELVIEPSPQIQPEGPLKITIDTFLKNGSPILGDSDAPITLVEFGDYQCHFCNVFFHSTEKEILKNYVETGKVRMIFKDFNIIGPDSINASHGAHCANDQGLFWEYHDILYSNWTGENNGWAASENLLRFAQDVGLDVDEWSECMINGEHSQIIVASNDDARSLDLTGTPAFFVIGPDGEITRLFGAQPYSTFENIFENELKK; this is encoded by the coding sequence TTGATTCATGGTCCATCATTAGGGATTGGAGCAGTAATATCAGCAATTGTTTTAGTGATTGTGTTTATAGGATTCGAGGAAATTTCCAATGAGCCAGAACTAGTCATAGAACCTTCTCCACAAATTCAACCAGAAGGGCCTTTGAAAATAACAATAGACACATTTCTGAAAAATGGTTCTCCCATTCTAGGAGATTCAGATGCTCCAATAACATTGGTTGAGTTTGGAGACTATCAATGTCATTTCTGTAATGTCTTTTTCCACTCAACTGAGAAGGAAATTTTGAAGAATTATGTGGAAACAGGAAAAGTCAGAATGATATTCAAAGATTTCAACATCATAGGTCCGGATTCAATTAATGCTTCACATGGAGCACATTGTGCAAATGATCAGGGCTTGTTTTGGGAATATCATGATATTTTGTATTCTAATTGGACTGGGGAAAACAACGGATGGGCCGCATCAGAAAATTTGCTCAGATTTGCACAAGATGTTGGATTAGATGTAGATGAATGGTCTGAATGTATGATTAATGGAGAACATTCACAGATCATAGTTGCAAGTAATGATGATGCTAGATCACTTGATCTAACAGGAACACCTGCATTTTTTGTGATAGGACCAGACGGAGAAATTACACGATTGTTTGGAGCACAACCTTATTCAACATTTGAAAATATTTTTGAAAATGAATTAAAAAAATAA